ATCCTGGCTAAGCCACGAGCCCATAAGTGTTTATAGCTAAGTGGACTTTCAAATATAACTCTAACCTTAAAAACTCTTTGGTGCTATCATGTTTTAAAAAAATAAAATTATTACCTGGCTTCCAGATAAGTAACCTTATTGGCATCCACTACCAAGGGTTTTCCCAGTGTTGTTTCCTCAACCTTTCGCACCCTTCCTATTCCTTCCAATTCCAGCTGCAATCTGGCAGCAAAAGTCTCGCTTTCTTCGAAGATCTCATCTGACTTATGTAAGATCCGATGCATAGAGACCTGTCGCCACTTGATCCTGGCTAATAGGCCAATAGTTCCTGTATTAATATCGTCATAACCGGATTTTGTTAATAAAATCATATCTCCGGGATTAGTTGCATGTGCAGAGAAAAAATTATGTGGACTTCTGATCTCAATAGTGCGAACACGGTTATCCTGTAGTTCTTTTAGTACCTGTGAAGAAATACCTGTAATTGCTATATATTGCATTTCATCACCCTAAGCATACATCGGGAACTCTCGTCTTGGTTGATCGTCCTGTTCCGAGGATTTAACCTGTTCAGCAAGTTTCTGTAATTCCACCTCGATCTGTTCAGCCTGTTCCATCAGATTATTTATGTCAATTGAAAGATCATAGAGTTTGTTAAGGACTTGAATTACCGCGGCAGCGGCCCTTGGGTCCGGATTAGGGCTGTTTGTCTCACCCAGTAGACTGACAGCAGGAATTTTTCGCATGTTACATTCCGTCATTACACTCCCTGAAATCCCGCTTATAGTACCAACCTGGAATATCTCTACATGTTCCTTGATCTTTTCAAGCATCTCTTCACTGGTAGCTGCCCCAAAGACCTTGTTCTCCCCGGTTGTCATTGTGGCAATCCCGGCAATAGAGACGATCTCTTTTACATTCAAAGATTGAGCCCAATCTATCAGGACCTTACTGACTTCATACGAGATGGTCGGATGGATCGGAATATCAGATATAACTGTCAACATATTGTATTTACTGCTCTCATATATCCTGACAGGCATATTGACCATGCCGTTGAATAGGACTGCAATTGGAGGGAAGTATTTAGATTCAATTGTTCCTACATAATCCATTTCAAGCTCGTCTATCAAATGCTGGGACGCAATATTTCCAACTAAACCGATCCCTGGAAAACCTTCAATAATAATTGGATTTTCAAGTGATATTGGATCAGTAATAATCTTTACATTTTCCCCTGATTGTGATTGATCATCACTCGCCATAATTTTTCACCTAATCTCTCTTATGAATCTCTAATAGATAAGTACATCGATAATTCAAAACGGGTTACAGGTTTTCCAGTCTCCTGACAGCTTCCTGCAGTGTATCATCACTCTTTGAGAAAGTGAATCTGAGCTTGTTGGAACCCAGATCATTATCCTTAAAAAAACTGCTTCCCGGAACTGCTGCGACCCCAATTTCAGATGCAAGGTAATGGGCAAACGAAACATCATCCCCCGTATCGAACCCTGATATATCTGCTAATATGTAATAAGCCCCCTGCGGGAGCGTACACTTAAACCCGGATTTT
The Methanosarcinales archaeon genome window above contains:
- a CDS encoding proteasome assembly chaperone family protein, yielding MASDDQSQSGENVKIITDPISLENPIIIEGFPGIGLVGNIASQHLIDELEMDYVGTIESKYFPPIAVLFNGMVNMPVRIYESSKYNMLTVISDIPIHPTISYEVSKVLIDWAQSLNVKEIVSIAGIATMTTGENKVFGAATSEEMLEKIKEHVEIFQVGTISGISGSVMTECNMRKIPAVSLLGETNSPNPDPRAAAAVIQVLNKLYDLSIDINNLMEQAEQIEVELQKLAEQVKSSEQDDQPRREFPMYA
- a CDS encoding DUF473 domain-containing protein, whose amino-acid sequence is MQYIAITGISSQVLKELQDNRVRTIEIRSPHNFFSAHATNPGDMILLTKSGYDDINTGTIGLLARIKWRQVSMHRILHKSDEIFEESETFAARLQLELEGIGRVRKVEETTLGKPLVVDANKVTYLEAR